The following are encoded together in the Hippoglossus stenolepis isolate QCI-W04-F060 chromosome 12, HSTE1.2, whole genome shotgun sequence genome:
- the epcam gene encoding epithelial cell adhesion molecule, protein MKMWIVLVLAAMAAGASAQSCSCETLKWATCDGTPCTCTVMVDEGAKQPLLCTELVPKCYLMKAEMYLSRKGKDTRTLGGKPVESAFVDNDGIYDPECENDGKFKAKQCNNTEECWCVNSAGVRRTDKGDKTIKCEKLVETFWVRLQLTHKEVTKPVNADKLKAAIAEAIQKRYKNFNKDLVEKIEYDPKARLIVVDVKKPMGDRTSDLTHMAYYMEKDVKVLPLFKNQEKFEPNVDGQKLEMENILVYYVDEEAPTFTMKHLSGGIIAVIVVVVLAVVAGLLVLFFARRRQSQKYNKTQQREMDPM, encoded by the exons ATGAAGATGTGGATCGTGCTGGTGCTGGCGGCCATGGCGGCGGGCGCCTCTGCTCAAAGCT GTTCATGTGAAACTCTGAAGTGGGCCACCTGCGATGGAACTCCGTGTACGTGTACCGTCATGGTCGACGAAGGCGCAAAACAACCTCTGCTATGCACTGAAT TGGTCCCCAAGTGTTACTTGATGAAGGCCGAGATGTACCTATCCAGAAAGGGCAAGGACACGCGTACGCTGGGAGGAAAGCCAGTGGAGTCCGCCTTCGTGGACAACGACGGCATCTACGACCCGGAATGCGAGAACGACGGCAAATTCAAGGCCAAGCAGTGCAACAACACCGAGGAGTGCTGGTGCGTCAACAGCGCTGGCGTCCGGCGAACTGACAAGGGAGACAAGACTATCAAGTGTGAAAAGCTGGTGGAGACCTT CTGGGTTCGTCTTCAGCTGACTCACAAAGAGGTTACAAAACCAGTGAATGCTGACAAGTTGAAGGC TGCCATTGCGGAGGCCATTCAAAAGCGTTACAAGAACTTCAACAAGGACTTGGTGGAGAAAATCGAG TATGACCCTAAAGCCCGCTTGATCGTGGTGGATGTGAAGAAGCCAATGGGAGACCGCACGAGTGACCTGACCCACATGGCCTATTACATGGAGAAAGAT gtgaaggtgctgccACTGTTcaagaaccaggaaaagttTGAGCCCAACGTGGACGGCCAGAAACTGGAGATGGAGAACATCCTGGTGTACTACGTGGACGAGGAGGCCCCGACCTTCACCATGAAGCACCTGTCGGGCGGGATCATCGCCGTCAtcgtggtggtggtgctggctGTGGTTGCCGGCCTGCTGGTCCTG TTCTTTGCCAGAAGGCGTCAGAGCCAGAAGTACAACAAGACTCAG CAAAGAGAGATGGACCCCATGTAA